In one window of Kitasatospora sp. MMS16-BH015 DNA:
- a CDS encoding right-handed parallel beta-helix repeat-containing protein, giving the protein MSRPRRLAVTAASIAVISSFVPGAAFAADPSRTPTAAGSPAGAPAGVATELPKPAAFRTVSSPAAKSVRVQRPAADPVRSRAAGTGRTIHVTSRLCATDTGDGSEASPYCSLQHGVDVAVSGDTVQVSGTDGPYTGSEAVTVTTSGISILGTDRARLASTDKLLGRPVLTLKGVSDVTVGHLALYGGNAPAVQVIGSTRVTLDSGYLSAEQTAAAVTIDGASSDVTVSRSYVDTGEAYYSDPGSGGRTAIAVASGARRVTVAGNLLAAAGVKATDVVGLNVTGNTIQRGCASAVDVAGASTAVSIQNNLIEDEVSGSALGGGAAYCAGRDLPWAPHITVAEASAAGTTADYNDFYVGETPTDATAPYRWAGTDYATLAAFRAAQPLGGRTQAEHDTLDTVGPVNAATGPDRLETIALTLQAGSAAIGSANPAAPGALATDYYGSAYGQAPDRGAVKYLSTNPGLAVGLTATDTSAFGITLEVKAAGAPRPQYLTVDWGDGSPVARAGFTGTEPGGMKLTTPHSYQELGTYTVTVTDRDQDGNAVTNSVQVATTGSEYAAYGPARLLDTRTGGPATVVQPRSSVRVRIGGNGGIPTGVTAAVLNLTVTRPTAPGYLTAFPAGHTRPATSNVNFVPGQTVPGLAIVPVGEDGYVELYNGSEGTVDVVADISGYFTRAAAAGYTPVTPKRLVDTRNGTGAARRQLGGGESFAVQIAGAAGGALPTTGVTAVALNVTVTGTKAPGFLTAYPDGAARPVASNVNFGQDHTIANAVIVPVGDDGQIRIYDGGGASDVIVDVVGYYGDSGGSAYLPVNPTRVLDTRGPSWHYGPIPGGKNIYLNPGGSAPDKTSFAVNTTVTNTKSPGYLTVAPDANSEADYRYGANPPVRPTVSSLNWLPGQVVPNFVQATPGPYGLFDLWNGGLQSIDLVTDLFGYYQND; this is encoded by the coding sequence GTGTCTCGTCCTCGCCGGCTGGCGGTGACGGCCGCCTCGATCGCCGTCATCTCCTCCTTCGTCCCGGGAGCGGCCTTCGCGGCCGACCCGTCGCGCACGCCCACGGCCGCGGGCAGCCCGGCCGGTGCGCCGGCCGGCGTGGCCACGGAGCTGCCGAAGCCCGCGGCCTTCCGGACCGTCAGCAGCCCGGCGGCCAAGTCCGTCCGGGTGCAGCGGCCCGCCGCCGACCCGGTCCGCTCCCGCGCGGCCGGCACCGGCCGGACGATCCACGTGACCAGCCGCCTCTGCGCCACCGACACCGGTGACGGCAGCGAGGCGAGCCCGTACTGCTCGCTCCAGCACGGGGTGGACGTCGCGGTGTCGGGCGACACCGTGCAGGTGAGCGGCACGGACGGTCCGTACACCGGCTCGGAGGCGGTCACCGTCACCACCTCGGGCATCTCGATCCTCGGGACGGACCGGGCCCGGCTCGCGTCGACCGACAAGCTCCTGGGCCGGCCCGTGCTGACCCTCAAGGGCGTCAGCGACGTGACGGTCGGCCACCTGGCCCTGTACGGGGGCAACGCGCCCGCCGTCCAGGTGATCGGCTCCACCCGGGTCACCCTCGACTCCGGATACCTGAGCGCGGAGCAGACCGCGGCGGCCGTCACCATCGACGGCGCCTCCAGCGACGTGACCGTCAGCCGCAGCTACGTGGACACCGGCGAGGCCTACTACTCCGACCCCGGCTCGGGCGGCCGCACGGCGATCGCGGTCGCGTCCGGGGCGAGACGGGTCACCGTCGCGGGCAACCTGCTGGCGGCGGCCGGGGTCAAGGCCACCGACGTGGTCGGCCTGAACGTCACCGGCAACACCATCCAGCGCGGCTGCGCCTCGGCGGTGGACGTGGCGGGCGCCTCCACGGCGGTGAGCATCCAGAACAACCTGATCGAGGACGAGGTCAGCGGCTCCGCCCTCGGCGGCGGCGCGGCCTACTGCGCGGGCAGGGACCTCCCCTGGGCACCGCACATCACGGTGGCCGAGGCCTCGGCCGCGGGCACCACGGCCGACTACAACGACTTCTACGTCGGCGAGACCCCCACGGACGCGACCGCGCCGTACCGCTGGGCGGGCACCGACTACGCCACCCTGGCCGCCTTCCGGGCCGCCCAGCCGCTCGGCGGGCGCACCCAGGCCGAGCACGACACGCTCGACACCGTCGGCCCGGTGAACGCCGCGACCGGCCCCGACCGCCTGGAGACCATCGCGCTGACGCTCCAGGCCGGCTCGGCCGCGATCGGCTCGGCCAACCCGGCCGCCCCCGGCGCGCTCGCCACGGACTACTACGGCAGCGCCTACGGCCAGGCCCCCGACCGGGGCGCGGTCAAGTACCTCAGCACCAACCCGGGCCTGGCCGTCGGCCTGACCGCCACCGACACCAGCGCCTTCGGCATCACCCTCGAGGTCAAGGCCGCCGGCGCGCCGCGCCCGCAGTACCTCACCGTGGACTGGGGCGACGGCTCCCCGGTGGCCCGGGCCGGCTTCACCGGCACCGAGCCGGGCGGGATGAAGCTCACCACCCCGCACAGCTACCAGGAGCTCGGCACGTACACCGTCACGGTCACCGACCGCGACCAGGACGGCAACGCCGTCACCAACTCGGTCCAGGTGGCGACCACGGGCTCGGAGTACGCGGCGTACGGCCCGGCCCGGCTGCTCGACACCCGCACCGGCGGACCGGCCACGGTGGTCCAGCCGCGCAGCTCGGTCCGGGTGCGGATCGGCGGCAACGGCGGCATCCCGACGGGTGTGACGGCGGCCGTGCTCAACCTCACGGTGACCCGGCCCACGGCCCCCGGCTACCTGACGGCCTTCCCGGCCGGCCACACCCGTCCGGCCACCTCGAACGTCAACTTCGTCCCGGGCCAGACGGTGCCGGGCCTGGCGATCGTGCCGGTCGGCGAGGACGGCTACGTCGAGCTGTACAACGGCAGCGAGGGCACCGTCGACGTGGTCGCCGACATCAGCGGCTACTTCACCCGCGCCGCGGCGGCCGGCTACACGCCGGTGACCCCCAAGCGGCTGGTCGACACCCGCAACGGCACCGGCGCGGCCCGGCGCCAGCTCGGCGGCGGCGAGTCCTTCGCGGTCCAGATCGCGGGCGCGGCCGGCGGCGCCCTGCCCACCACCGGTGTCACGGCGGTCGCGCTCAACGTCACCGTCACGGGCACCAAGGCCCCCGGCTTCCTGACCGCCTACCCGGACGGCGCCGCCCGCCCGGTCGCCTCGAACGTCAACTTCGGCCAGGACCACACCATCGCCAACGCGGTCATCGTCCCGGTCGGCGACGACGGCCAGATCCGGATCTACGACGGCGGCGGTGCCTCCGACGTCATCGTCGACGTGGTCGGCTACTACGGCGACTCCGGCGGGAGCGCCTACCTGCCGGTCAACCCGACCCGGGTGCTGGACACCCGCGGGCCGTCCTGGCACTACGGCCCGATCCCGGGGGGCAAGAACATCTATCTGAACCCCGGCGGCAGCGCCCCGGACAAGACCTCCTTCGCGGTCAACACCACCGTGACCAACACGAAGAGCCCGGGCTACCTGACCGTCGCGCCGGACGCCAACTCCGAGGCCGACTACCGCTACGGGGCCAACCCGCCGGTCCGCCCGACGGTCTCCTCGCTGAACTGGCTCCCGGGCCAGGTCGTGCCGAACTTCGTCCAGGCCACCCCGGGTCCGTACGGCCTGTTCGACCTCTGGAATGGCGGCCTGCAGTCGATCGACCTGGTGACCGACCTGTTCGGCTACTACCAGAACGACTGA
- a CDS encoding LysR family transcriptional regulator encodes MPQDLHPRLLRGFAATAETLHFGRAASRLHLAQQALSRDIRALERALGCELFTRTTRSVELTEAGSELLPKVRRLLALHDEIAAGPDPGPLLVDLNSDVTGEDLTADRLLAAARAALPGGELLARYHGGLAAAARELAAHRLDVGYGRYAGLPAELRAGLVQEPVRLEPMAVLLPLGHPLAAHPEVSVAALAGHPVDICAGNPATTEWTDLGRLLLAAHGLTAAGPHTPPVGEAELAHYLRRHGEAMLTTTGGPVVPGAVVRPLVAPVPLSLVSLVHRPGCRHPGLAALRTAARELGAREGWLRRPPGSWLPAADAELLG; translated from the coding sequence ATGCCCCAGGACTTGCACCCCCGCCTGCTGCGCGGCTTCGCGGCCACCGCCGAGACGCTGCACTTCGGCCGTGCCGCCAGCCGGCTGCACCTGGCGCAGCAGGCGCTGAGCCGGGACATCCGGGCCTTGGAGCGGGCGTTGGGGTGCGAGCTGTTCACCCGGACCACCCGCAGTGTCGAACTCACCGAAGCCGGAAGCGAGTTGCTGCCCAAGGTGCGCCGACTCCTGGCGCTGCACGACGAGATCGCGGCCGGTCCGGACCCCGGCCCGCTGCTGGTCGACCTCAACAGCGACGTCACCGGCGAGGACCTGACCGCCGACCGGCTGCTCGCCGCCGCCCGGGCGGCCTTGCCGGGCGGCGAGCTGCTGGCCCGCTACCACGGCGGACTGGCCGCTGCGGCAAGGGAGTTGGCGGCACACCGGCTGGACGTCGGGTACGGCCGGTACGCCGGGCTGCCCGCCGAGCTGCGGGCCGGGCTGGTGCAGGAGCCGGTCCGGCTGGAGCCGATGGCGGTGCTGCTGCCGCTCGGCCACCCGCTGGCGGCCCACCCCGAGGTGTCGGTGGCAGCGCTGGCCGGGCATCCGGTGGACATCTGCGCGGGCAATCCGGCGACCACCGAGTGGACCGACCTCGGCCGGCTGCTCCTGGCGGCACACGGCCTGACGGCGGCCGGGCCGCACACCCCGCCGGTCGGCGAGGCGGAGCTCGCGCACTACCTCCGGCGGCACGGCGAGGCGATGCTCACCACCACCGGCGGCCCGGTCGTCCCCGGCGCGGTGGTCCGGCCGCTGGTGGCCCCCGTCCCGCTGAGCCTGGTCAGCCTGGTGCACCGCCCGGGCTGCCGCCACCCCGGCCTGGCGGCCCTGCGGACGGCCGCCCGCGAGCTCGGCGCCCGCGAGGGCTGGCTGCGCCGCCCGCCGGGCAGCTGGCTCCCCGCAGCCGACGCCGAGCTGCTGGGTTGA
- a CDS encoding MFS transporter, translated as MFASYRRLFALPGALAFTLSGLLGRLAFSMTGVSTVLLVTARRDSYALAGAVTAVGTVATALGLPLLGRLVDRYGQRRVARPGVLCALGPLLGLPLCAYTGAPAWTLLLCAAAASVLPNLGGMARARWAHLLRADPAARQTANSFEQVLDELCFTAGPVLGTLLCTTLLPEAGLLAAAALGCTGTLLFAAQRRTEPPVTPAADRATNGALRVGGLRVLVPAFFAAGLVFGSIEVSTVAYADAAGQRPLAGGLLAMMAAGSAVSGLLLGLARPRRSPAARLLAGAAAMAALLLLPLAAGLAGAGPWLLAPALLLAGAGTAPTMVAGLSLVQELVPAGQLNEAMGLTVSGILAGISTGAALGGTLAQHTTGAGTAAPGLGYALPAGAALLALLTVLLGYRRLRPAAAAPGQTYSYSATVVPSGSTRGRSAVRTPPSRS; from the coding sequence GTGTTCGCCTCGTACCGCCGCCTGTTCGCCCTGCCCGGCGCACTCGCCTTCACACTGAGCGGCCTGCTCGGGCGGCTCGCCTTCTCGATGACCGGGGTCAGCACCGTGCTGCTGGTCACCGCGCGCCGCGACTCCTACGCGCTCGCGGGGGCCGTCACGGCCGTCGGCACGGTGGCCACCGCGCTCGGACTCCCGCTGCTGGGGCGGCTGGTGGACCGGTACGGGCAGCGGCGGGTGGCCCGGCCGGGGGTGCTGTGCGCGCTCGGGCCGCTGCTCGGACTGCCGCTCTGCGCGTACACCGGCGCCCCGGCCTGGACGCTGCTGCTCTGCGCGGCGGCGGCCTCGGTCCTGCCGAACCTCGGCGGGATGGCCCGGGCCCGATGGGCCCACCTGCTCCGGGCGGACCCGGCCGCCCGGCAGACCGCCAACTCCTTCGAGCAGGTGCTGGACGAACTCTGCTTCACCGCGGGCCCGGTACTCGGCACCCTGCTCTGCACCACCCTGCTGCCCGAGGCCGGGCTGCTCGCCGCCGCCGCCCTCGGCTGCACCGGCACCCTGCTGTTCGCCGCCCAGCGCCGCACCGAGCCGCCGGTCACCCCGGCGGCCGACCGGGCCACGAACGGCGCGCTGCGGGTGGGCGGGCTTCGGGTGCTGGTACCGGCCTTCTTCGCGGCCGGCCTGGTCTTCGGCTCGATCGAGGTCAGCACCGTCGCCTACGCCGACGCGGCCGGGCAACGGCCGCTGGCAGGAGGGCTGTTGGCGATGATGGCGGCCGGCTCGGCGGTCTCCGGCCTGCTGCTCGGGTTGGCCCGCCCGCGCCGCTCGCCGGCCGCCCGGCTGCTGGCCGGGGCGGCGGCGATGGCCGCGCTGCTGCTGCTCCCGCTGGCGGCCGGACTGGCCGGGGCCGGGCCCTGGCTGCTGGCCCCGGCGCTGCTGCTCGCCGGGGCGGGCACCGCGCCGACCATGGTGGCGGGCCTGTCGCTGGTCCAGGAGCTGGTGCCCGCAGGGCAGTTGAACGAGGCGATGGGCCTCACCGTCTCGGGGATCCTGGCCGGCATCTCCACCGGCGCGGCCCTCGGCGGCACGCTGGCCCAGCACACCACCGGCGCCGGCACCGCCGCACCGGGCCTCGGCTACGCCCTGCCCGCCGGGGCGGCCCTGCTCGCCCTGCTCACCGTGCTGCTCGGCTACCGCCGGCTGCGCCCGGCCGCCGCCGCGCCGGGCCAGACGTACTCGTACTCCGCCACCGTCGTGCCGTCCGGCAGCACGCGCGGCCGCTCGGCCGTCCGCACCCCGCCCTCGCGCTCGTAG
- a CDS encoding TetR/AcrR family transcriptional regulator: protein MDDATEPGAPGTGAPEAGAPEGGAPGPGGAAAELPGGRARPKSDKSEATRALILETAMRLFQERGYEKTTMRAIATEAGVSVGNAYYYFAAKEFLIQGFYDRMTHDHAVDARRRMAHTRDFAERLDIALVSWLDTAAPYHEFAAQFFRTAADPTSSLSPFSNESHPARATAVQLFREVLEGSELAPKLDAELAELLPDVLWLHLMVVVLYWVFDRTPDTERTREFVRRSTPTAARVINLSRYRVFRPIVRDAKGLIQDFILPTIGKTAVK from the coding sequence GTGGACGACGCAACTGAGCCCGGTGCACCTGGGACCGGTGCGCCCGAGGCCGGTGCACCCGAAGGCGGTGCGCCCGGGCCCGGCGGCGCAGCCGCGGAGCTGCCCGGCGGCCGGGCCCGCCCCAAGAGCGACAAGAGCGAGGCGACTCGGGCGCTGATCCTGGAGACGGCCATGCGGCTGTTCCAGGAGCGCGGCTACGAGAAGACCACCATGCGCGCGATCGCCACCGAGGCCGGTGTGTCGGTCGGCAACGCCTACTACTACTTCGCCGCCAAGGAATTCCTGATCCAGGGGTTCTACGACCGGATGACCCACGACCACGCGGTGGACGCCCGCCGCCGGATGGCGCACACCCGCGACTTCGCCGAGCGCCTGGACATCGCCCTGGTCTCCTGGCTGGACACCGCCGCGCCGTACCACGAGTTCGCCGCCCAGTTCTTCCGCACGGCCGCCGACCCGACCAGCTCGCTGAGCCCGTTCTCCAACGAATCCCACCCGGCCCGGGCCACCGCCGTGCAGCTCTTCCGCGAGGTGCTGGAGGGCTCCGAGCTGGCGCCCAAACTGGACGCCGAGCTGGCGGAGCTGCTGCCGGACGTGCTCTGGCTGCACCTCATGGTCGTGGTGCTCTACTGGGTCTTCGACCGGACTCCGGACACCGAGCGGACCAGGGAGTTCGTCCGCCGCTCGACGCCGACGGCCGCCCGGGTCATCAACCTCTCCCGCTACCGGGTCTTCCGGCCGATCGTCCGGGACGCCAAGGGGCTGATCCAGGACTTCATCCTGCCCACCATCGGCAAGACCGCCGTGAAGTAG
- a CDS encoding GNAT family N-acetyltransferase, giving the protein MVDETPVRPGTGGIEIRPVTEQELPQWDRAVLRGFLTPHHADGTEARRRMFEPGRWLAAVDHTAGGSYVATYRSYDLELTVPGGAAVPVDGITGVTVAATHRRRGLLSRMIKGDLAAARERGSVAAVLTAAEYGIYGRYGFGPAQRSAGLMVDLQRSGGLRPGLPTPAGGRVDFAPLEEVRKLAPELHERWRRTQPGALSRPDHWWELATGLHLLPNREWKEPFNVLHRDADGQVTGLVSYRVNGDWDGASPNCTLTVLDFLAVDRPTANALWQLVFSVDWVRHVEAEELGPDDPLPLLLRNPRGARPHAAQADMTWLRLLDLPAAFAARSYAAPGRVVLDLTDPQGWTAGRWALEAAPDGTGRCAPTEEAPELALGVGELSSLYLGTETATRLAAATLLTERAPGAAGRLDQLLHTPIRAWNPDMI; this is encoded by the coding sequence ATGGTCGACGAAACGCCAGTTCGCCCCGGTACGGGCGGCATCGAGATCCGCCCCGTCACCGAGCAGGAGCTCCCGCAGTGGGACCGCGCCGTGCTCCGGGGGTTCCTCACCCCGCACCACGCCGACGGCACCGAGGCCCGCCGCCGGATGTTCGAGCCGGGCCGCTGGCTGGCGGCCGTCGACCACACGGCGGGCGGCAGCTACGTGGCCACCTACCGCAGCTACGACCTGGAGCTGACGGTGCCCGGCGGCGCCGCCGTCCCGGTGGACGGGATCACCGGCGTGACGGTGGCCGCCACCCACCGGCGGCGCGGCCTGCTCAGTCGGATGATCAAGGGCGACCTGGCCGCCGCACGCGAACGCGGCAGCGTGGCCGCAGTGTTGACCGCCGCCGAGTACGGGATCTACGGCCGCTACGGGTTCGGCCCGGCCCAGCGTTCGGCCGGCCTGATGGTCGACCTCCAGCGTTCGGGCGGGCTACGGCCGGGCCTGCCGACCCCGGCGGGCGGCCGGGTCGACTTCGCCCCGCTGGAGGAGGTCCGCAAGCTGGCGCCCGAGCTGCACGAGCGGTGGCGGCGCACCCAGCCGGGCGCGCTCAGCCGCCCCGACCACTGGTGGGAGCTGGCCACCGGGCTGCACCTACTGCCCAACCGCGAGTGGAAGGAGCCGTTCAACGTGCTCCACCGGGACGCGGACGGCCAGGTCACCGGCCTGGTCAGCTACCGGGTGAACGGCGACTGGGACGGTGCCTCACCCAACTGCACGCTCACCGTGCTCGACTTCCTCGCCGTCGACCGGCCGACCGCCAACGCCCTCTGGCAGCTGGTGTTCTCGGTCGACTGGGTGCGGCACGTCGAGGCCGAGGAGCTCGGCCCGGACGACCCGCTGCCGCTGCTGCTGCGCAACCCGCGCGGCGCCCGGCCGCACGCCGCCCAGGCCGACATGACCTGGCTCCGGCTGCTCGACCTGCCCGCCGCCTTCGCCGCGCGCAGCTACGCCGCGCCCGGCCGGGTGGTGCTCGACCTCACCGACCCGCAGGGCTGGACCGCCGGCCGCTGGGCCCTCGAAGCGGCCCCGGACGGGACCGGCCGCTGCGCGCCCACCGAGGAGGCCCCCGAGCTCGCCCTCGGCGTGGGCGAGCTCTCCAGCCTCTACCTCGGCACCGAGACCGCCACCCGCCTGGCCGCCGCCACCCTGCTCACCGAGCGGGCTCCCGGCGCCGCCGGGCGGTTGGACCAGCTGCTGCACACCCCGATCCGGGCCTGGAACCCGGACATGATCTGA
- a CDS encoding DNA-binding protein, giving the protein MTTNDLFTAPDPEQARAQRVAAALFRIAERHGATPGQVSRQTNPHLLAPHEAVRLVAFLLSGAALLEEGEPELDQADITAALSLLPLVRAELDELEAGLLQMARGRGLSWPDIAFGLGLGTPQAARQRHERLAARVAEQE; this is encoded by the coding sequence ATGACGACCAACGACCTCTTCACCGCGCCGGATCCGGAGCAAGCCCGCGCGCAGCGGGTGGCCGCCGCACTGTTCCGGATCGCCGAGCGCCACGGGGCCACGCCCGGCCAGGTCAGCCGGCAGACCAACCCGCACCTGCTCGCGCCGCACGAGGCCGTCCGTCTGGTGGCCTTCCTGCTCAGCGGTGCCGCCCTGCTGGAGGAGGGCGAGCCCGAGCTCGACCAGGCCGACATCACCGCCGCACTGAGCCTGCTGCCGCTGGTGCGCGCCGAGTTGGACGAGCTGGAGGCCGGCCTGCTCCAGATGGCCCGGGGCCGGGGCCTGAGCTGGCCCGACATCGCGTTCGGCCTCGGCCTCGGCACCCCGCAGGCGGCCCGCCAGCGGCACGAACGGCTGGCCGCCCGGGTCGCGGAGCAGGAGTGA
- a CDS encoding AraC family transcriptional regulator, producing MLERLNQAMAYVEEHLDGTIEVTELARIAVTSEYHFRRLFSALAGMPLSEYVRRRRLTLAGAEVLAGERTLLEIAVRYGYGSGEAFARAFRAMHGTGPGEARRQGAVLDSQPRMSFRLVIEGSSSMRYRIVEKPELRVVGRKARVPLIHEGVNPHIAELIQSVGPEEVQRITALSSQEPEGILSVVQHLSDSREEGVELDYYHAVLTEASHPVPDGLDSLVIEAGLWAVFENTGAYPQALQEMWRDVFTQWFPSNPFVIREGPEILRTRPTADWKESDSQLWIPVERGSIG from the coding sequence GTGCTGGAGCGGCTGAACCAGGCCATGGCGTACGTCGAGGAGCACCTCGACGGCACGATCGAGGTAACCGAGCTGGCCCGGATCGCGGTGACCTCGGAGTACCACTTCCGGCGCCTGTTCTCCGCGCTGGCGGGGATGCCGCTCTCCGAGTACGTCCGACGCCGCCGGCTGACGCTGGCGGGGGCCGAAGTGCTGGCCGGGGAGCGGACGTTGCTGGAGATCGCGGTCCGGTACGGCTACGGCTCCGGCGAGGCGTTCGCCCGGGCGTTCCGTGCCATGCACGGCACCGGGCCGGGCGAAGCGCGCCGGCAGGGGGCCGTACTGGACTCGCAGCCCCGGATGTCCTTCCGACTCGTCATCGAAGGGAGCAGCAGTATGCGGTACCGGATCGTGGAGAAGCCCGAACTGCGGGTGGTCGGTCGCAAGGCGCGGGTGCCCCTGATCCACGAGGGGGTGAACCCGCACATCGCCGAGCTCATCCAGTCGGTCGGCCCGGAGGAGGTGCAGCGGATCACGGCCCTCTCGAGTCAGGAGCCGGAGGGCATCCTCTCCGTCGTCCAGCACCTCTCCGACAGTCGCGAGGAGGGGGTCGAACTCGACTACTACCACGCGGTGTTGACCGAGGCGTCGCACCCCGTCCCGGACGGCTTGGACTCGCTGGTGATCGAGGCCGGGCTCTGGGCGGTGTTCGAGAACACCGGGGCCTACCCGCAGGCGCTCCAGGAGATGTGGCGGGACGTCTTCACCCAGTGGTTCCCGTCCAACCCGTTCGTGATCCGGGAGGGGCCGGAGATCCTGCGGACCCGCCCGACCGCGGACTGGAAGGAGTCCGACTCCCAGCTCTGGATCCCGGTCGAGCGGGGCTCCATCGGCTGA
- a CDS encoding trans-acting enoyl reductase family protein: MTGQLAHATGESESVVVYGASGHTGRFVVAELLVRGYRPVLSGRDGERLRAVAAGHVGLGEGELAVRPAAVDDPSALDRALAGAAAVINCAGPFATTAGPLVEAALRAGIPYLDVAAEIEANVDTFARYADRALAAGVVVLPAMAFFGGLGDLLATAALGDLSAAEEVHVAYGLSGWHPTEGTRAAGAVSRERRGGSRVRYSGGKLEYLRGELPRLDWEFSESMGSRTVLGEFTMADVVTIPSHLAVPEVRTYMTTEAAGELAAPGTPAPTAVDGLGRSAQTFLVDVRVRAGGVERRAAASGQDIYAITAPLVVEALDRIRTGRTRAAGLASAGRLFDAADFLRALAPRLTATL, from the coding sequence ATGACAGGGCAACTCGCGCACGCCACAGGGGAGTCGGAGTCGGTCGTGGTGTACGGGGCCTCCGGTCACACCGGCCGGTTCGTGGTGGCGGAGCTGCTGGTGCGCGGGTACCGGCCGGTGCTCTCCGGCCGGGACGGGGAGCGGCTGCGTGCGGTGGCGGCCGGCCATGTCGGCTTGGGGGAGGGCGAGTTGGCCGTCCGGCCGGCGGCGGTGGACGATCCGAGCGCGCTGGACCGGGCGCTGGCCGGCGCGGCGGCGGTGATCAACTGTGCCGGACCGTTCGCCACCACGGCCGGTCCGCTGGTGGAGGCGGCGCTACGGGCGGGCATCCCGTACCTGGACGTGGCGGCCGAGATCGAGGCCAATGTCGACACCTTCGCCCGGTACGCCGACCGGGCCCTGGCGGCCGGGGTGGTGGTGCTGCCCGCGATGGCCTTCTTCGGCGGCCTCGGCGATCTGCTCGCCACGGCGGCGCTCGGCGATCTGAGTGCGGCCGAAGAGGTGCACGTGGCCTACGGGTTGAGCGGATGGCACCCCACCGAGGGCACCCGGGCGGCCGGCGCCGTCTCCCGGGAGCGCCGGGGTGGCAGCCGAGTCCGGTACAGCGGGGGGAAGTTGGAGTACCTGAGGGGCGAACTTCCCCGGCTGGATTGGGAGTTCTCCGAGTCGATGGGCAGTCGTACGGTGCTCGGCGAGTTCACCATGGCCGATGTGGTCACCATCCCGAGCCATCTGGCGGTGCCCGAGGTGCGCACCTACATGACCACCGAGGCGGCCGGTGAGCTGGCGGCCCCGGGTACCCCGGCCCCGACCGCCGTGGACGGGCTCGGCCGCTCGGCGCAGACCTTCCTGGTCGACGTCCGGGTCCGCGCGGGCGGGGTGGAGCGCCGCGCGGCGGCGAGCGGGCAGGACATCTACGCCATCACCGCGCCCCTGGTGGTCGAGGCTCTGGACCGCATCCGCACCGGCCGCACCCGCGCCGCCGGCCTCGCCTCGGCCGGCCGGCTCTTCGACGCCGCCGACTTCCTCCGCGCCCTCGCCCCGAGGCTCACCGCCACGCTCTGA
- a CDS encoding helix-turn-helix domain-containing protein: MDTGSRGDRVALAVTEGMLHFELAVAHEVFGSRPAAVAGPWYRLSICGPGAVRVGRFLLEPDAGLDGLARADTVIVPGWADPEVAPPEELLAALRAAHAAGARVASLCTGAFVLAAAGLLDGRRATTHWAHTGELADRHPAVAVDPDVLYVDNGSVLTSAGKAAALDLCLHLVRLDRGAATANAVARRLVVPPVRPGGQAQYVTTPVPARPDHPLAALLPWALARLDQPLTVTDLARQAGLSPRHLSRGFRAATGTSPLQWLLTQRIRRAQELLEQSDQSIEAVAAATGFGTAATLRRHFHRTVGVPPDTYRRTFRTRESAEGRVGYGRA; this comes from the coding sequence ATGGATACGGGGAGCAGGGGAGACCGGGTCGCGCTGGCCGTCACGGAGGGCATGCTGCACTTCGAACTGGCCGTGGCCCACGAGGTGTTCGGGTCACGGCCGGCCGCCGTGGCCGGGCCCTGGTACCGGCTGTCGATCTGCGGGCCGGGGGCCGTGCGGGTGGGGCGGTTCCTGCTGGAGCCGGACGCCGGGCTGGACGGGCTGGCCCGGGCCGACACCGTGATCGTGCCCGGCTGGGCCGATCCGGAGGTGGCGCCGCCCGAGGAGCTGCTGGCCGCGCTGCGTGCGGCGCACGCGGCGGGGGCCCGGGTGGCCTCGCTCTGCACCGGGGCCTTCGTGCTGGCCGCCGCCGGGCTGCTGGACGGGCGGCGGGCGACCACGCACTGGGCGCACACCGGCGAACTGGCCGACCGGCACCCGGCGGTGGCGGTCGACCCGGACGTGCTCTACGTGGACAACGGCAGCGTGCTCACCTCGGCCGGGAAGGCCGCCGCGCTGGACCTCTGCCTGCACCTGGTGCGGCTCGACCGCGGCGCCGCGACGGCCAACGCGGTGGCCCGCCGCCTGGTGGTGCCACCGGTCCGCCCCGGCGGCCAGGCCCAGTACGTCACCACCCCGGTGCCCGCCCGGCCCGACCACCCGCTGGCCGCCCTGCTGCCCTGGGCCTTGGCCCGCCTGGACCAACCGCTCACCGTCACCGACCTGGCCCGCCAGGCCGGCCTCAGCCCCCGCCACCTCAGCCGCGGCTTCCGCGCCGCCACCGGCACCTCCCCGCTCCAGTGGCTGCTCACCCAACGCATCCGCCGCGCCCAGGAGTTGCTCGAGCAGAGCGACCAGAGCATCGAGGCCGTGGCCGCCGCCACCGGCTTCGGCACCGCCGCCACCCTGCGCCGCCACTTCCACCGCACCGTCGGCGTCCCCCCGGACACCTACCGCCGCACCTTCCGCACCCGCGAATCAGCGGAAGGACGGGTCGGCTACGGGCGGGCGTAG